AACTATATTCTCCAGTGTCTGTCATGTTAATTGTTTCTTTTACATTTTTTTGTGTAGATGTTGCTTCGTCATACACGTATTTTACAAATTTTTCGAAACTTTCATTTGTTTTTTCTGTATAAACTTCCTCTGAACATCCTGTCATCATTGATAGTAAAAGAATAAGTATGAGTGCATAACTCCACCTTTTCATATTAACCTCCTAAGCCCTCTATGTACACTTTCATCATACTATATTGGTGACAAATAAAAAAGGACTCAGAATTAGTTATCTGAGTCCTTTTTTCATATAATTAGCCTAAAATAGCCATTACGCTCCGTACAGCTTCAGCCGATTGATCTAACGCAGCTTTTTCATTTGCCGTTAAATCGAGTTCGATGATTTGTTCAATTCCATTAGCACCTAGAATAGTAGGTACACCTAGGTAAATACCTTCATAACCATATTCACCTTCAAGATATGCGATAGCAGGTAAAACACGACGTTGGTCTTTTACCATTGCTTCTACCATTTCTACGATAGCTGCTGCTGGTGCATAATATGCAGAACCGTTTCCTAACAGGTTAACGATTTCTCCACCACCAACACGAGTTCGTTGAACGATTTTTTCTAAACGATCTGCTGGAATTAACTTTTCTAATGGAATACCACCAGCGTATGAATAACGCACTAATGGGACCATTGTGTCACCGTGTCCTCCAAGAACAAAACCTGTAATATCTTTAACAGAAAGGTTTAATTCTTGCGCAACAAACGTACGAAAACGAGCAGTATCAAGTACACCTGATTGTCCGATTACGCGTTCTTTCGGAAATCCTGATTCTTTCCAAATTGTATACGTCATTGCATCTACTGGATTTGTTAATACAACGATAATCGCATTGGGAGAATACTTGGCAATTTCAGCTGCAACAGATTTCATAATTTTAGCGTTTGTATTCACTAAATCATCTCGGCTCATACCTGGTTTACGAGCGATACCAGCTGTTACTACAACTACATCAGAATCTTTCGTATCTTCGTAGTTTGATGTACCGATTATATTTGCATCAAACCCTTGAACGGGGCTAGCTTCTAACATATCTAGCGCTTTCCCCTTCGTTGGGTTTTCTGCTTGAGGGATGTCCACTAATACAATATCACCAAGCTCTTTTTGAGCTGCTAAAAATGCAGTCGTTGCACCAGTAAAACCAGCACCTATTACTGAGATTTTTTTTCGGTTTAATGCCATGGTTCATTCCCTCCTATAGTTGTATGGGCTATGATTAGTCCAAGTTTTTGATTAATTCATCAGCAAATTGAGAACATTTCACTTCTGTTGCACCGTCCATTAAACGAGCGAAGTCATATGTTACAACTTTAGAAGCAATTGTTTTTTCCATTGATTTAACAATTAAATCTGCAGCTTCTTTCCATCCTAGGTGTTCAAGCATTAATACACCAGAAAGAATAAGAGAAGATGGGTTAACTTTATCTAAACCAGCATATTTAGGAGCTGTACCGTGTGTTGCTTCGAAAATAGCATGTCCAGTTACATAGTTAATGTTCGCACCTGGAGCGATACCGATACCACCAACTTGTGCTGCTAATGCATCAGAAATGTAGTCACCGTTTAAGTTCATTGTTGCAACAACATCGAACTCTTTTGGACGAGTTAAAATTTGTTGTAAGAAGATATCAGCAATTGAATCTTTTACTAAAATTTTACCAGCTGCTAATGCTTCTTCCTGTGCTTTATCTGCAGCTTCTTGACCTTGTTCAGCTTTGATACGATCGTATTGATCCCAAGTGAATACTTTATCGCCAAATTCTTGTTCAGCTACTTCGTAACCCCATTTTTTGAACGCACCTTCAGTAAATTTCATAATGTTACCTTTATGAACTAATGTAAGGCTTTTGCGTCCTTCAGAAATTGCGTAGTTAATTGCTGCACGAACTAAACGTTTTGTACCTTCTTCTGAAACTGGTTTAATACCGATACCTGAAGTTTCAGGGAAACGGATTTTACTTACACCCATTTCATTTTGTAAGAAGTCGATGATTTTTTTCACTGCATCAGAGCCTTTTTCCCATTCGATACCCGCATAAATATCTTCAGTGTTTTCACGGAAAATAACCATATCTGTATCTTCAGGACGTTTAACTGGAGAAGGTACTCCGTCGAAATAACGTACTGGACGTAAGCAAGTAAATAAGTCTAACTCTTGACGAAGTGCAACGTTCAACGAACGAATTCCTCCACCGATTGGAGTTGTTAAAGGACCTTTAATTGCGATTATGTAGTCGCGAATAACTTCTAATGTTTCAGCAGGCAGCCATTCACCAGTTTGGTTGAATGCTTTTTCGCCAGCTAATACTTCTTTCCATACGATACCTTTTTTACCGTTGTATGCTTTTTCAACACCTGCTTCTAAAACACGAGATGCTGCAGCCCAAATATCTGGACCTGTTCCGTCACCTTCGATAAATGGGATAATTGGGAAATCTGGTACATTTAATACACTGTTTTTTACAGTAATGCGTTCTCCTTGTGCCACACTACATACCTCCTAACATGGATTTGAGCTATTATATATATTTTTATCATGATACAGGGAGGTCTAGCCTCCCTATATATTCATACTATTTATTTCTCTAAATTGCAATATTTCAAACATAATTAACGATTTTCAACTGGAACCCACTTTTGATGAGATTCACCAACGTATTCAGCACGTGGACGGATTAAACGGTTATTTGCATATTGTTCTAAAATATGTGCAATCCAACCAGACATACGGCTCACAGCAAAGATTGGTGTAAATAAATCATGATCAATACCTAAGCTGTGGTATACACTTGCAGAGAAGAAGTCTACGTTTGGTGGTAATCCTTTTTCTCCAGTCACGATGTCATTAATTTTAACAGACATTTGGTAAAGTTCTGGTTCACCTGTTAAATGTGTTAATTTTTCTGACATTGCTTTTAAATGTTTTGCACGTGGGTCACCTGTACGATATACACGATGACCGAATCCCATGATTTTTTCTTTGTTTGCTAATTTGTTGTGAATATACGTGTCAACATTATCAAGAGATCCGATTTCTGTTAACATTTTCATTACTTGTTCATTTGCACCACCATGTAAAGGCCCTTTTAAAGCACCGATAGCTGAAGTAACACCACTGTAAATATCAGAAAGTGTTGCTACACATACACGTGCTGTAAAAGTAGATGCATTTAATTCATGGTCTGCATGTAATACTAATGCTTTGTTAAATGCTTCAACTGCGATTGCTTCAGGTTCTTTTCCTGATAACATATATAAGAAGTTTTCAGCAAATGATAAATCTGCACGTGGAGCGATAGGTTCTTGTCCACTACGAATGCGAGAAAACGCTGTCACAATTGTACTTACTTTTGCTTGTAAACGAATTGCTTTGCAACGGTTTGCTTCTTCGCTCATATCATCAGCTTCTTCATCATGTAACCCCAACATGGATACAGCTGTACGTAATGCTGCCATTGGATGAACTTTGTCGATAGGGAACGTTTTCATAAAATCAATAACTTCTTGTGGAAGTGCTGCATTTTCTGCCAGTTCCTTTTTAAAACCATCCAGTTCTGCTTGGTTCGGTAATTTGCCAAACCATAATAAGTAAACAACCTCTTCAAAGCTAGCATGTTCTGTTAAATCATCAATGCTATAACCTCTGTAAGTTAACATATCATCAATAATTGAACTAATGGAAGATTGAGTTGCTACTACCCCTTCAAGACCGCGTGTTGTCGTCATTATTATCTCTCCTTTTTTTAAAATTTTGAATTCCCCTGTGTTTAATATCAGCTTTTCTGTAGTTAAGGCGATTAAAAGTTCGCCAGTAAACTATGTAGGAAGAAGTGGTACAGTTTATATTATATACAATTTCAAACGTTTTGTGAATGAAAACGTAATATTTCATGTATCTTTTATTTTTTAAAAATAGAAATTAACTGTGTTTCTTCTGCTTTATTGCTGTTCATAGCGGAAAAAGATACTGTATCATTTTTAAAAACATGTAAGCGATTCCAGCTGCTATTACAGGACCAACTG
The genomic region above belongs to Massilibacterium senegalense and contains:
- the mdh gene encoding malate dehydrogenase, translated to MALNRKKISVIGAGFTGATTAFLAAQKELGDIVLVDIPQAENPTKGKALDMLEASPVQGFDANIIGTSNYEDTKDSDVVVVTAGIARKPGMSRDDLVNTNAKIMKSVAAEIAKYSPNAIIVVLTNPVDAMTYTIWKESGFPKERVIGQSGVLDTARFRTFVAQELNLSVKDITGFVLGGHGDTMVPLVRYSYAGGIPLEKLIPADRLEKIVQRTRVGGGEIVNLLGNGSAYYAPAAAIVEMVEAMVKDQRRVLPAIAYLEGEYGYEGIYLGVPTILGANGIEQIIELDLTANEKAALDQSAEAVRSVMAILG
- the icd gene encoding NADP-dependent isocitrate dehydrogenase gives rise to the protein MAQGERITVKNSVLNVPDFPIIPFIEGDGTGPDIWAAASRVLEAGVEKAYNGKKGIVWKEVLAGEKAFNQTGEWLPAETLEVIRDYIIAIKGPLTTPIGGGIRSLNVALRQELDLFTCLRPVRYFDGVPSPVKRPEDTDMVIFRENTEDIYAGIEWEKGSDAVKKIIDFLQNEMGVSKIRFPETSGIGIKPVSEEGTKRLVRAAINYAISEGRKSLTLVHKGNIMKFTEGAFKKWGYEVAEQEFGDKVFTWDQYDRIKAEQGQEAADKAQEEALAAGKILVKDSIADIFLQQILTRPKEFDVVATMNLNGDYISDALAAQVGGIGIAPGANINYVTGHAIFEATHGTAPKYAGLDKVNPSSLILSGVLMLEHLGWKEAADLIVKSMEKTIASKVVTYDFARLMDGATEVKCSQFADELIKNLD
- the citZ gene encoding citrate synthase, whose translation is MTTTRGLEGVVATQSSISSIIDDMLTYRGYSIDDLTEHASFEEVVYLLWFGKLPNQAELDGFKKELAENAALPQEVIDFMKTFPIDKVHPMAALRTAVSMLGLHDEEADDMSEEANRCKAIRLQAKVSTIVTAFSRIRSGQEPIAPRADLSFAENFLYMLSGKEPEAIAVEAFNKALVLHADHELNASTFTARVCVATLSDIYSGVTSAIGALKGPLHGGANEQVMKMLTEIGSLDNVDTYIHNKLANKEKIMGFGHRVYRTGDPRAKHLKAMSEKLTHLTGEPELYQMSVKINDIVTGEKGLPPNVDFFSASVYHSLGIDHDLFTPIFAVSRMSGWIAHILEQYANNRLIRPRAEYVGESHQKWVPVENR